TTCAGAATAATTTTCCTATTAGTGGCCATAATGTCTCCTGGATACTGTATTCTATCTTTCTCAAGAAGATGTATTCTTTCTTCTCCAAAAGGGAATCCTTATGGAGTGGATTTATGTATTCAGTATACTTGAATACTTGAATTCTTGGATTTTTGACTTCTTGAGTTTTTGAGTTCTTGAAATCTTGGATTTTGGTCCGCCAGCTGGCGGATGGATTTTGGAATTTTAAATTCTTGGATTCTTGAATTCTTGAATTCTTGAATTCTTGTTTTCTTTTCCCAAAAACCCTCTGCTTCCTTACCTTTGCAGTATTGCCCTGCCTATGACTTTCTCCTTAAAAAGAAATCTTACTTCGCTGTATGTCATCAAGATAGCCAAATGGATGAATTTGGTTATGCCGATTATTGTGTTGTTTTACAATGAGGCCGGCCTTGATATGCAGGATATTTTTATGCTGCAATCGGTTTATTCGCTCACCCTTATGACCCTGGAAATCCCAACAGGGTATTTTGCGGATATAGCGGGGCGAAGGACCAGTATGCTGGTGGGTTCTTTCTTTGGATTTATAGGCTATCTCATTTATGCTTCTTCCAGTGGTTTCTGGATATTTGTTGCCGCTGAAGTGATTCTGGGAGTGGGGCAGAGCCTGATTTCCGGGGCTGATTCAGCGATGCTTTACGATTCACTGGCTGCGAAACGTCTTTCAGGAAAATATACGCGATTGGAAGGACGGATTACCTCCCTGGGAAATTTTGGCGAAGCTATTGCCGGTATCATTGGAGGTGCACTGGCATTGATATCGCTGCAAACTCCATTTATTGTCCAGGCTTGCGTGGCTTTCCTGGCGGTGCCTGCTGCATTTTCCCTGCGAGAGCCTCCTGTTCATATCGTGAGACCTAAACCAGGAATCAGGGATATTGTGCAGGTTGTCAGGA
This is a stretch of genomic DNA from Bacteroidales bacterium. It encodes these proteins:
- a CDS encoding MFS transporter, whose product is MPMTFSLKRNLTSLYVIKIAKWMNLVMPIIVLFYNEAGLDMQDIFMLQSVYSLTLMTLEIPTGYFADIAGRRTSMLVGSFFGFIGYLIYASSSGFWIFVAAEVILGVGQSLISGADSAMLYDSLAAKRLSGKYTRLEGRITSLGNFGEAIAGIIGGALALISLQTPFIVQACVAFLAVPAAFSLREPPVHIVRPKPGIRDIVQVVRNTLISNRKLRWNTLFSAAIGTSTLTMAWFAQPFFKSVQLPLTLYGTAWAILNLSVGIAALYAWKVEKKLGPSRTVILITLSIVSGYFLLSFFPYIAALPVLLVFYFARGIATPTLRNYINLITTSDVRATVLSVRNFVIRFLFAAMGPLLGWVSDTFSLSSGFLMAGILFGILNGISLYFFIKYRTYE